In the genome of Streptococcus mitis, one region contains:
- a CDS encoding acyltransferase: MRIKWFSLIRITGLLLVLLYHFFQTIFPGGFFGVDVFFTFSGFLITALLIEEFSKNHEIDLVGFFRRRFYRIVPPVVLMVLVTMPFTFLVRQDYVAGIGGQIAGVLGFMTNFYEMLTGGSYESQFIPHLFVHNWSLAVEVHYYILWGLAVWFLSKQSRSNGQLRGMVFLLSAAAFLISFFSMFIGSFLVTSYSSVYFSSLTHVYPFFLGSILATIVGVRQTTSLVKQLDKIWDLRKTLLVFGGGFSFLLILTFFVKFTYLFAYLIGFLLASLAALAMILAARVLHEKTPNMQEPKIISFLADTSYAVYLFHWPFYIIFSQLTSNLFAVLLTLICSYGFASLSFYVLEPWIAGKNTPVLQTLRPLPYIHAILATSTGILTIIVCTVTLLAPQVGAFETDLTVNGLKQAATNLGQTKVMAERAEADSLGIADGTMLIGDSVALRANTALQTALPGAQINAQVSRTTKTANEIMLNNSQNKFLPKMVVIATGVNNPENYKDDWDSIVKNLPKGHHMILVTPYEGDKTKETSAIVEKAAAYMRELAEKTPYVTVADWNQVAKEHPEIWAGTDQVHFGSESSTIEAGAKLYADTIATALQTAQDKPVKSK, translated from the coding sequence ATGCGCATTAAATGGTTTTCCTTGATTAGGATTACAGGTTTACTCCTGGTACTCTTGTATCATTTCTTTCAGACCATCTTTCCTGGAGGATTTTTCGGGGTAGATGTCTTTTTCACGTTTTCAGGCTTCCTGATTACGGCTCTACTCATCGAAGAATTTTCTAAAAATCATGAGATTGATTTGGTTGGATTTTTTAGGAGACGCTTTTATCGGATTGTGCCACCTGTGGTTTTGATGGTCTTGGTAACCATGCCTTTTACTTTCTTGGTTCGCCAAGATTATGTGGCTGGAATTGGTGGTCAGATTGCTGGTGTCCTTGGTTTTATGACCAACTTCTATGAAATGTTAACAGGTGGGAGTTATGAATCTCAGTTCATTCCTCATTTATTTGTTCATAACTGGAGTTTGGCTGTTGAGGTTCACTACTATATTCTATGGGGACTGGCAGTTTGGTTCTTATCTAAGCAGTCCAGATCAAATGGTCAGTTGAGAGGGATGGTCTTTCTCTTATCAGCTGCTGCCTTCTTGATTAGTTTCTTCTCCATGTTTATTGGTAGTTTTCTAGTAACCTCTTATTCCTCTGTTTATTTCTCCAGTTTAACTCATGTCTATCCATTCTTTTTGGGAAGTATTCTAGCAACGATTGTAGGCGTTCGTCAGACGACTTCCCTCGTCAAGCAGTTGGATAAAATCTGGGATTTACGCAAGACTCTTTTAGTTTTTGGAGGAGGTTTTAGCTTCTTACTCATTTTGACCTTCTTTGTCAAATTCACTTATCTTTTTGCCTATCTTATAGGCTTCTTGCTTGCCAGTCTTGCAGCTCTTGCTATGATATTGGCAGCGCGTGTCTTACATGAAAAGACTCCTAATATGCAGGAACCAAAGATTATCAGCTTTTTAGCGGATACTAGCTATGCAGTTTATCTCTTCCATTGGCCTTTCTATATCATTTTCTCACAGTTGACATCAAATCTTTTTGCTGTGTTACTGACTTTGATTTGTTCTTATGGCTTTGCTAGCCTATCATTTTATGTGTTGGAACCTTGGATTGCAGGAAAGAACACACCTGTTTTACAAACTCTTCGTCCCCTGCCTTATATTCACGCAATTCTTGCAACAAGTACAGGAATCTTGACCATCATTGTCTGCACGGTGACCTTGTTGGCTCCACAAGTTGGAGCTTTTGAGACAGATTTAACTGTCAATGGCTTGAAGCAAGCTGCAACCAATCTTGGCCAGACCAAGGTGATGGCAGAACGAGCAGAAGCTGATAGTTTAGGAATTGCTGATGGCACTATGTTAATTGGTGACTCGGTGGCTCTAAGGGCCAATACAGCTCTGCAGACAGCCCTTCCTGGAGCACAGATTAATGCGCAAGTTAGTAGAACAACCAAGACTGCAAATGAAATCATGCTAAACAATAGCCAGAATAAATTTTTACCTAAGATGGTGGTCATTGCAACTGGGGTAAATAATCCTGAAAATTACAAGGACGATTGGGACAGTATCGTGAAAAATCTTCCTAAGGGCCATCATATGATTTTAGTGACTCCTTATGAGGGAGATAAGACAAAAGAGACTTCAGCAATTGTTGAGAAGGCTGCTGCCTATATGAGAGAATTAGCAGAGAAGACACCTTATGTCACGGTTGCTGATTGGAATCAAGTTGCTAAGGAACATCCAGAAATCTGGGCAGGAACGGACCAAGTCCATTTTGGAAGTGAGAGTAGCACTATCGAAGCAG
- the tgt gene encoding tRNA guanosine(34) transglycosylase Tgt (Exchanges the guanine residue with 7-aminomethyl-7-deazaguanine in tRNAs with GU(N) anticodons (tRNA-Asp, -Asn, -His and -Tyr)), producing MSDSPIKYRLIKKEKHTGARLGEIITPHGTFPTPMFMPVGTQATVKTQSPEELKEMGSGIILSNTYHLWLRPGDELIARAGGLHKFMNWDQPILTDSGGFQVYSLADSRNITEEGVTFKNHLNGSKMFLSPEKAISIQNNLGSDIMMSFDECPQFYQPYDYVKKSIERTSRWAERGLKAHRRPHDQGLFGIVQGAGFEDLRRQSAHDLVSMDFPGYSIGGLAVGETHEEMNAVLDFTTQLLPENKPRYLMGVGAPDSLIDGVIRGVDMFDCVLPTRIARNGTCMTSQGRLVVKNAQFAEDFTPLDPECDCYTCKNYTRAYLRHLLKADETFGIRLTSYHNLYFLLNLMKQVRQAIMDDNLLEFREYFVEKYGYNKSGRNF from the coding sequence ATGTCAGATTCACCAATCAAATATCGTTTGATTAAGAAAGAAAAACACACGGGAGCTCGTCTGGGCGAAATCATCACCCCCCACGGCACTTTCCCGACACCTATGTTTATGCCAGTTGGGACTCAAGCTACTGTCAAAACTCAGTCGCCAGAAGAGTTAAAGGAGATGGGTTCAGGAATCATCCTGTCAAACACCTATCATCTCTGGCTTCGTCCTGGAGATGAACTCATCGCACGCGCAGGTGGTCTCCACAAGTTCATGAATTGGGACCAGCCAATTTTGACGGATAGTGGTGGTTTTCAGGTTTATTCTCTAGCAGATAGCCGTAATATCACAGAAGAAGGAGTAACCTTTAAAAACCATCTCAATGGTTCTAAGATGTTCTTATCGCCAGAAAAAGCAATTTCTATTCAGAACAATTTGGGCTCAGACATCATGATGTCCTTTGACGAATGTCCACAGTTTTATCAACCTTATGACTACGTTAAGAAATCAATCGAGCGTACTAGCCGTTGGGCTGAGCGTGGTTTGAAGGCTCACCGTCGTCCACATGACCAAGGATTATTTGGGATTGTGCAGGGGGCAGGATTTGAAGACCTGCGTCGCCAATCAGCTCACGACCTTGTCAGTATGGATTTCCCAGGCTACTCTATCGGTGGCTTGGCAGTGGGAGAAACCCACGAAGAGATGAATGCGGTTTTGGACTTTACAACCCAACTGCTTCCTGAAAATAAACCTCGCTATTTGATGGGTGTGGGAGCACCAGATAGCTTGATCGATGGGGTGATTCGTGGTGTAGATATGTTTGACTGTGTCTTGCCGACTCGAATTGCTCGTAACGGGACTTGTATGACCAGTCAGGGACGTTTGGTTGTAAAAAATGCTCAGTTTGCTGAGGACTTTACGCCACTGGATCCTGAGTGTGATTGCTACACATGTAAGAACTATACACGCGCTTACCTTCGTCACCTGCTCAAGGCTGATGAAACCTTTGGTATCCGCTTGACTAGCTACCACAATCTTTACTTCTTGCTTAACCTGATGAAGCAAGTGCGACAAGCCATTATGGATGACAATCTTTTGGAATTTCGTGAGTATTTTGTTGAAAAATATGGCTATAATAAGTCAGGCCGTAATTTCTAA
- a CDS encoding beta-carotene 15,15'-monooxygenase — protein sequence MKYPKIDLKTIRLQARQFQAENPRLFLVYLLPSMLVILSGFLNPLDRINESILEQSFLSVLGHVFQAYLFPLLVSFIGTILLTSSVYTTLKLIKNPDTELTVKNSLTLFNEEHFSQTFLTLLLKRFYLFLWSIPSLLGIYFLFYSSFLAKKFVALHPEFPNLDFTSIETERFLMAFGLYVLASMLLMIIGNSLYIPQYYAYSQVEFLLCDTLDLGQARPGQILKTSRFLMKGYKFQRFVLDLQLLPWYFLNWITFGIASFSLLPYIQINKIIFYRAVLARKRPKA from the coding sequence ATGAAATACCCAAAAATTGATTTAAAAACCATTCGTCTGCAGGCCAGACAATTTCAGGCTGAAAATCCCCGCCTCTTTCTCGTCTATCTCTTACCTAGCATGCTGGTCATCTTGTCCGGCTTCCTCAATCCCTTAGATCGCATCAACGAGTCTATTTTAGAGCAATCCTTTTTAAGCGTTCTTGGTCATGTATTCCAAGCCTACCTTTTTCCACTATTAGTCTCCTTTATCGGAACAATTCTCCTGACCAGTTCAGTCTATACAACCCTGAAACTCATCAAGAATCCTGATACAGAACTAACCGTCAAAAATAGTCTCACTCTCTTTAACGAAGAGCACTTTTCACAAACCTTTTTGACCCTCCTCCTCAAACGTTTCTATCTCTTCTTATGGAGCATTCCTAGTTTGCTTGGAATTTATTTCCTTTTTTACAGTAGCTTTCTTGCAAAGAAATTCGTTGCCCTCCACCCTGAGTTTCCCAATCTAGATTTCACGTCAATTGAAACAGAGCGCTTCCTCATGGCCTTTGGTCTTTACGTTCTAGCAAGTATGCTCTTGATGATTATAGGAAATAGTCTCTATATCCCACAATACTATGCCTATTCGCAGGTAGAATTTCTCCTCTGCGACACCCTAGACTTGGGACAAGCCAGACCAGGACAAATCCTTAAAACCAGCCGTTTCCTGATGAAAGGTTACAAGTTTCAGCGCTTTGTCCTAGACTTACAACTCCTTCCTTGGTACTTCCTCAATTGGATTACCTTCGGAATTGCTAGTTTTTCACTCCTACCCTATATTCAAATCAATAAAATAATTTTTTACCGAGCAGTATTGGCTCGAAAACGTCCAAAAGCTTGA